One stretch of Macrotis lagotis isolate mMagLag1 chromosome 7, bilby.v1.9.chrom.fasta, whole genome shotgun sequence DNA includes these proteins:
- the TMEM108 gene encoding transmembrane protein 108 isoform X1: MKRSLQVLYCQLFSVLLILALTEELVFATQEPSPRESLQSPQMDTTPVVMATVPSSSTSHHAPMPAPTTVVVTASQTNGHPLTSAAPTMVTKKPLHSKKHSLTNTTLVPMVTATRRPPRPPGSSRKVARPFPPAASGGLGRKETQRARNQSALHLGQARPLGKIFQIYKGNFTGPTEPGSQRESQPPTPTSKSPIYNHSSESPRPQVMTATTEPSGGVWAPSMDSPLGDKMKGLRQADQESSPSPTSHEREPIATFVATELSTDPETTTVPSQPPHSDPSQDVPRLSDFWLPRIPGTSVPLFAKSGVSTAPGASVQAAFNVTVSSPVVGSPQGASSTTQQALVSPDLHPSSTLSTRSPKLLLSTLASRSPNLGASSTLSTGSPEILPSTLSSRNPNPLSSSTPLIPSSILPSKSSTLISNSTLLPRRRLLFPSNTLSPRSPTLLPNSTLSPKSSTFLPSSTLSTKSPALLSSITLPPKSPTLLPSSTFPPRSPTLPSSTLPPRSPTLLPRITLSPKSSTFLPNSTLSTKSPTLLSSITLPPRRPTVFSSSIPALIPSSTLPPKRPTLIPSSTLPPQEAHPDPQQHPSPQEALPDPQQHPSSQEAHLDPQQHPSPQEAHSDPQQHPSPQEAHSDPQQHPSPQEACPDPQQHPSLQEPHFTL, encoded by the coding sequence GTGTTCTCTTGATCTTGGCACTGACAGAAGAGCTGGTATTTGCCACCCAGGAACCATCTCCTAGGGAGTCACTTCAGAGCCCCCAGATGGACACCACCCCTGTTGTCATGGCAACGGTGCCCTCTAGTTCCACAAGTCACCATGCCCCAATGCCTGCTCCCACCACTGTGGTGGTGACAGCATCTCAGACCAATGGACATCCCCTGACCAGTGCTGCTCCTACCATGGTGACCAAGAAACCCCTCCATTCCAAAAAACACTCCCTAACAAACACCACTCTTGTTCCCATGGTGACAGCAACCCGCCGCCCACCACGACCACCAGGGTCTTCCAGGAAGGTGGCTCGCCCTTTCCCACCTGCAGCCAGTGGTGGTCTTGGTCGCAAGGAGACTCAGCGGGCACGCAACCAGAGTGCCCTTCATTTGGGGCAGGCACGGCCTCTTGGGAAAATCTTTCAGATTTACAAAGGCAACTTCACAGGACCCACCGAGCCTGGTTCCCAGAGAGAGTCCCAGCCCCCGACTCCCACCTCAAAAAGTCCAATTTATAATCACTCCTCCGAATCACCAAGGCCCCAGGTCATGACTGCTACCACAGAGCCCAGTGGCGGAGTGTGGGCACCATCCATGGACTCTCCTCTTGGAGACAAAATGAAAGGCCTCAGGCAGGCAGACCAAGAGAGCAGCCCTTCCCCAACTAGCCACGAGAGAGAGCCCATTGCCACCTTTGTGGCCACCGAGCTCTCCACTGATCCAGAAACCACAACAGTGCCTTCTCAGCCCCCGCATAGTGACCCGTCCCAGGATGTCCCAAGACTCAGTGACTTCTGGCTCCCCCGGATCCCAGGAACCAGCGTACCTTTGTTTGCCAAGTCTGGGGTCTCCACAGCCCCGGGGGCCTCTGTCCAGGCTGCCTTTAATGTCACTGTTTCATCCCCAGTGGTGGGGAGCCCTCAGGGAGCTTCTTCAACAACCCAGCAGGCCCTGGTCAGCCCTGATCTGCATCCCAGCAGCACCCTCTCTACCAGGAGCCCTAAACTACTGCTCAGCACCCTCGCCTCCAGAAGCCCCAACCTGGGGGCCAGTAGCACCCTTTCCACCGGGAGCCCTGAGATACTGCCCAGCACCCTCTCTTCCAGGAACCCTAATCCTCTGTCCAGTAGCACCCCTCTGATCCCCAGCAGCATCCTCCCTTCCAAAAGCTCCACCCTGATCTCCAACAGCACTCTTCTGCCCAGGAGACGCCTCCTGTTCCCCAGCAATACCCTCTCTCCCAGGAGCCCCACCCTGCTCCCCAACAGCACCCTCTCTCCCAAGAGTTCCACTTTTCTCCCCAGCAGCACCCTGTCCACCAAGAGTCCTGCTCTACTCTCCAGTATTACCCTCCCTCCCAAGAGCCCTACTCTGCTCCCCAGCAGCACCTTCCCTCCCAGGAGCCCTACTTTGCCCTCTAGCACCCTCCCCCCCAGGAGCCCCACCCTGCTCCCCAGAATCACCCTCTCTCCCAAGAGTTCTACTTTTCTCCCCAATAGCACCCTATCCACCAAGAGTCCTACTCTACTCTCCAGTATCACCCTTCCCCCTAGGAGGCCCACTGTGTTCTCTAGCAGCATCCCCGCCCTGATCCCCAGCAGCACCCTTCCCCCCAAGAGGCCCACCCTGATCCCCAGCAGCACCCTTCCCCCCCAAGAGGCCCACCCTGATCCCCAGCAGCACCCTTCCCCCCAAGAGGCCCTCCCTGATCCCCAGCAGCACCCTTCCTCCCAAGAGGCCCACCTTGATCCCCAGCAGCACCCTTCCCCCCAAGAGGCCCACTCTGATCCCCAGCAGCACCCTTCCCCCCAAGAGGCCCACTCTGATCCCCAGCAGCACCCTTCCCCCCAAGAGGCCTGCCCTGATCCCCAGCAGCACCCTTCCCTCCAAGAGCCCCACTTTACTCTCTAG